DNA sequence from the Hoylesella buccalis ATCC 35310 genome:
GGTGCATGCTCATTGAAAGGCTGAATATGCTCATTAAAGAGAAAGAAAGTCATATCGGTGTAGACATCAGAAAAGAGTCCATGGCAAGCTATCACTCCACGAGAATCCACTTGCTGGAGTTCATCCAAAAGAAGTATAAGGTTTCTGACTTAGCCTTCTCACAACTGACAGAGAACTTCATCCACGAGTTTCAGCAGTACTTCTTGGGAGAGTGTGGATTTCAGGAAAGCTCATTCTACAATGTCGCCACCCATTTGAAAACAGTTTGCAGGCTGGCTTACCGTGAGGGATTGGCAGACATCCTGCTTTTCGACAAAGTCAAAATCAGCAAGGGCGATAAGAAACTCCCAAAGGCACTTGACAGACGTTCACTTGACAAACTAATGAATACCCACTTCGGAGAGTTGGAGGAAGAAATGGAAACAGCAAGGGATTTGTTTGTTTTTGCCTGTCATACAGGTGTAGCCTATTGTGATTTAATGGGATTAAGTAAGACACATCTTGTCCGTGATGATGAGGAAAATCTTTGGATGAAGTTCAATAGGAAGAAGACAGGTGTACTTTGCCGTATTAAGTTGTTGCCTGAAGCGATTAGGATAATAGAGAAGTATCGAGGCGAAGAAAGGGAAAGACTGCTGCCACAGATGAAGTATGCCACCTATCAGTCGTATCTTAAAGCATTGCGCCTTAGAGAGGATATAGCCTTTCCCTTTACCACGCATACGGCAAGACACACCTTTGCCACACTTATCACGCTTGAGCAAGGAGTACCTATTGAAACGGTGAGCAAGATGCTCGGACATAGCAACGTAAGCATGACCGAGCGTTATGCAAAGGTAACACCGCAGAAACTCTTTGAGGAATTTGACCGTTTCCTTTCTTTCACTGAAGATATGCAGTTAACAATCTGATTCCTATTTTTTTCTATC
Encoded proteins:
- a CDS encoding site-specific integrase, whose translation is MKTEKMKVLLYLKKSGLDKSGKAPIMGRITIGRSIAQFSCKLSCNPGLWNPRESRMDGKSREAVEVNGRLENLLLSIQSAYQSLLARGCPFDVTDVKEQFQGSVQTRCMLIERLNMLIKEKESHIGVDIRKESMASYHSTRIHLLEFIQKKYKVSDLAFSQLTENFIHEFQQYFLGECGFQESSFYNVATHLKTVCRLAYREGLADILLFDKVKISKGDKKLPKALDRRSLDKLMNTHFGELEEEMETARDLFVFACHTGVAYCDLMGLSKTHLVRDDEENLWMKFNRKKTGVLCRIKLLPEAIRIIEKYRGEERERLLPQMKYATYQSYLKALRLREDIAFPFTTHTARHTFATLITLEQGVPIETVSKMLGHSNVSMTERYAKVTPQKLFEEFDRFLSFTEDMQLTI